Proteins from a single region of Mytilus trossulus isolate FHL-02 chromosome 2, PNRI_Mtr1.1.1.hap1, whole genome shotgun sequence:
- the LOC134708264 gene encoding uncharacterized protein LOC134708264 gives MSFIPVLWNRYNQRQNDSDDMFHFMDDWNPMALSWGYGRPMMQRRRRPENSLDDRKWAYSVKLGDFDEQHVKVKVDGGKVIIHAKYTDGNEEWGDTVERTRTVQIPENVDAEKIHSFMKSDGTMMLEAPYRVSEEKQLQVVPQEGRALVSSDSQSNLMTFSVDNYRPEEVKVTCKDGMLTAQGERQRSEDGHEIRESFFRQMTVPRSVDGKNIQCFRDDKGNLTIRAPMAEDVEMEQAKH, from the exons ATGTCTTTTATCCCAGTGCTTTGGAACCGCTACAACCAAAGACAGAATGATTCAGATGACATGTTCCACTTTATGGATGATTGGAACCCTATGGCCCTAAGCTGGGGGTATGGCCGCCCCATGATGCAGAGAAGACGCAGACCTGAGAATTCACTCGATGATAGAAAGTGGGCCTACAGTGTGAAGCTTGGAGACTTTGATGAACAGCATGTCAAAGTGAAAGTAGATGGTG gTAAAGTAATAATTCATGCTAAGTACACAGATGGAAATGAAGAATGGGGAGATACTGTCGAGCGCACAAGGACAGTCCAGATTCCAGAAAATGTTGATGCTGAAAAAATTCACAGCTTCATGAAATCTGACGGAACAATGATGTTAGAGGCCCCGTACCGTGTGTCAGAGGAGAAGCAACTACAAGTTGTCCCACAAGAAGGTCGGGCCTTGGTGTCCAGTGACAGTCAAAGCAATTTGATGACATTCAGTGTCGACAACTACCGACCAGAAGAGGTAAAAGTTACATGCAAAGATGGAATGTTGACAGCCCAAGGAGAAAGACAGAGGTCTGAGGATGGTCATGAAATTCGTGAGTCGTTCTTTCGTCAGATGACAGTTCCTCGGTCTGTGGATGGGAAGAACATCCAATGTTTTAGAGATGATAAAGGCAATCTTACTATCCGTGCACCAATGGCTGAAGATGTTGAAATGGAACAAGCCAAACATTAG